A genomic region of Roseofilum casamattae BLCC-M143 contains the following coding sequences:
- a CDS encoding ATP-binding cassette domain-containing protein yields MTLEPIITLAGVNHYYGQGNLRRQILFDISVEVHAGEIVIMTGPSGSGKTTLLTLMGGLRSVQEGSLKILGYEMQGASNRRLEKIRKQIGFIFQAHNLLTSLNATQNVQMATVLFRTSMGRSRKKAREMLEAVGLGERLYHMPDQLSGGQKQRVAIARALVNQPRIILADEPTAALDKASGREVVEIMQRLAKQQGCTILMVTHDNRILDIADRIISLEDGYLSASKGELLLNLNNLMEAVLSTDMQSVKSLIQPLSNPQFSDFLHKLNQEFAQLLQAMNLLGDRSLQAKLDVTLRTVSWKIAEILEAEHVTFFVADSEAQQLWSKNAIGPNGTQIDLAIPMDVGIAGHVARTGESLNVPDPYQDERFNPNIDRETGFTTRNILCLPLLDESDRIFAVVQALNKQGDGSFGPEDEQRFVELVSSLGTVLQTSVFQAQQSRANFQS; encoded by the coding sequence ATGACCCTCGAACCCATCATTACTCTCGCTGGAGTGAATCACTATTACGGTCAGGGCAATTTGCGCCGCCAGATTTTGTTTGATATTTCTGTCGAAGTGCACGCGGGTGAAATTGTGATTATGACCGGGCCCTCTGGCTCGGGAAAAACTACGTTATTGACCCTTATGGGAGGATTGCGATCGGTACAAGAAGGTAGCCTAAAAATTTTAGGGTACGAAATGCAGGGGGCAAGTAACCGTCGGCTCGAGAAGATTCGCAAGCAAATTGGGTTTATTTTCCAAGCACACAATCTGTTAACGTCCCTCAATGCCACGCAAAATGTACAGATGGCAACGGTTCTGTTTCGGACTTCCATGGGGCGATCGCGAAAGAAGGCTCGGGAAATGTTAGAGGCTGTGGGTTTGGGCGAGCGTTTGTATCATATGCCCGACCAGTTATCGGGAGGACAAAAACAGCGAGTGGCGATCGCCCGCGCTTTAGTCAACCAACCGAGAATTATTCTGGCTGACGAGCCAACTGCCGCTTTAGATAAAGCCTCTGGGCGCGAGGTGGTGGAAATTATGCAACGATTGGCAAAACAACAGGGCTGTACGATTTTGATGGTAACCCACGATAATCGGATTCTCGATATTGCCGATCGCATCATTAGCTTGGAAGATGGTTACCTGTCTGCCTCGAAAGGTGAGTTGCTCCTCAACTTGAACAACTTGATGGAGGCGGTATTAAGTACGGACATGCAGTCGGTTAAATCCCTCATTCAGCCCCTCTCCAACCCGCAATTCTCCGATTTTCTCCACAAGCTCAACCAAGAATTCGCCCAATTGTTGCAGGCCATGAATCTGCTGGGCGATCGCTCGTTGCAAGCCAAGCTGGATGTTACCTTAAGAACTGTTTCCTGGAAAATAGCCGAGATTTTAGAAGCGGAACATGTCACCTTTTTTGTGGCGGACTCCGAGGCGCAACAGCTCTGGTCGAAAAATGCGATCGGGCCGAATGGAACCCAAATCGATTTAGCCATTCCCATGGATGTCGGAATTGCCGGTCATGTGGCCCGGACTGGAGAAAGTCTGAATGTGCCCGATCCCTATCAAGACGAGCGCTTTAACCCCAATATCGATCGCGAAACGGGCTTTACCACCCGTAATATTCTTTGCTTGCCCCTGTTGGATGAGAGCGATCGCATTTTTGCCGTCGTGCAAGCCTTAAATAAGCAGGGCGATGGCTCCTTCGGCCCTGAAGACGAACAGCGCTTTGTCGAACTGGTTAGCTCCTTGGGAACCGTATTACAAACCAGCGTCTTTCAAGCCCAACAAAGTCGAGCTAACTTTCAGTCCTAG
- a CDS encoding cyclic nucleotide-binding domain-containing protein gives MLEKFALLENFSPTLLEQVEQACDRRTYARGEQILREGDCDGDIYFLLEGTVDIYKLEESTQKNLKFNQLTAGESFGEISFIDGSPRSASVQALTSCELYVLSKQKLVDGAPNCFQILNILSSRITEDIGDRLRFLTGQHASTLQKQIQFLQERNYFGIIFICLAAFFGFNVLLTEVLRDFFPSFDIYSLEFVWSYTIFSTVPIILLMRRFKVPPQIFGITRRKMKKSIVEALIVSFSILLLLYGIAYLGDSINPNFKLIEQFFSFSWRDIVTSETFWSYLPHSYIQELLSRGFVQTSLEQFIGEKRSYKAVICTSYFFAVTHAAYGLSAIVMVFFASLIFGFFYLRTRNLAGVSIVHYLLGYLPVAAQAL, from the coding sequence ATGTTGGAAAAATTTGCACTGCTCGAAAACTTTAGCCCCACGCTTTTAGAGCAAGTCGAGCAAGCTTGCGATCGCCGAACTTATGCTCGTGGAGAACAGATTTTGCGGGAAGGAGATTGCGATGGCGATATTTACTTCTTACTAGAAGGAACGGTTGATATTTACAAGCTGGAAGAGAGTACGCAAAAAAATCTCAAATTTAACCAACTCACAGCCGGTGAAAGTTTTGGCGAGATCTCATTTATCGATGGTTCGCCGCGCAGCGCCTCCGTACAAGCCCTCACCTCCTGCGAACTCTATGTCTTATCGAAACAGAAGTTGGTCGATGGCGCGCCGAACTGTTTCCAAATCCTCAATATTCTTAGCTCTCGGATTACCGAAGATATTGGCGATCGCTTGCGATTTTTAACCGGACAACATGCATCGACGCTGCAAAAACAAATTCAATTTTTGCAAGAAAGAAACTATTTTGGTATTATTTTCATTTGCCTGGCTGCATTTTTTGGATTTAATGTCCTTCTCACTGAAGTGCTGCGGGACTTTTTCCCAAGTTTTGATATCTATTCCTTAGAGTTTGTCTGGAGCTATACTATTTTCTCCACAGTGCCCATTATCTTACTAATGAGAAGATTTAAGGTTCCTCCTCAAATTTTTGGGATAACTCGCCGAAAAATGAAAAAATCGATCGTCGAGGCACTCATTGTCAGCTTCTCAATTTTACTCCTGCTCTATGGAATCGCTTATTTAGGGGATTCGATCAATCCAAATTTCAAGTTAATCGAACAATTCTTTTCCTTTTCTTGGCGCGACATTGTCACCTCAGAAACATTTTGGTCTTACCTACCCCATAGTTATATACAAGAGCTGCTATCCAGAGGATTTGTCCAAACCTCTTTAGAACAGTTTATTGGCGAAAAGCGCAGTTATAAGGCGGTAATCTGTACCTCCTATTTTTTCGCAGTAACCCATGCTGCTTACGGACTATCCGCGATCGTCATGGTATTTTTCGCCAGCTTAATTTTTGGTTTCTTTTACCTGCGCACCCGCAATCTCGCTGGAGTTAGTATCGTTCACTATCTTCTCGGATATTTACCAGTAGCAGCCCAAGCCTTATAG
- a CDS encoding site-2 protease family protein — MISAVSDNSLTFLLLLVALGILVWGFQRARPYGKLGILAWLQSVVLMLPWFLFFGLFSFGIYLNLAGILFLLVVSAGVYIALGRQLRVSGRDELLRQQVAERLKQRQDVEEAFAAESPEAATPTSSIAEPFGIPEEELADIKSIFGLDTYFITETLPYQEGVVFKGNLRGDSDRTYEKLSEKLSEKVGDRYRLFFVMGPENKPIIIILPNTTDPSTLTAGRKVLAIALAIATIFTSLEAGGIFQGFDWANELERWPEAMPIAAGLWTILIAHELGHWWMANRYNIRLSWPFLLPTWQIGAFGAITRFESVLPNRSVLFDIAFAGPAVSGLLSLIFLIVGLSWSHPGSLFQLPSQFFQGSLLVGTLARGILGDVLQNSLVDVHPLTLIGWLGLVLSAINIMPAGQLDGGRIVQAIYGRKTVGITTVATLIVLGFASFVTPLALYWAIAILVLQRNLERPSLNEVAEPNDARAALALLALFLAIATLMPLTPSLAGRLGIG; from the coding sequence ATGATCTCTGCTGTTTCTGATAATTCCCTCACATTTCTTCTCCTGCTGGTGGCTTTGGGCATCTTGGTTTGGGGATTTCAACGCGCTCGTCCCTACGGAAAATTAGGGATTTTAGCCTGGTTGCAATCGGTGGTTCTGATGCTGCCGTGGTTCTTGTTTTTCGGGCTATTTTCTTTTGGGATTTATTTGAATTTGGCAGGAATTTTATTCTTGTTAGTCGTTTCAGCCGGAGTTTATATTGCCTTGGGACGGCAGTTACGGGTTTCCGGTCGCGATGAACTGCTGCGCCAACAAGTGGCAGAACGTTTGAAACAACGGCAGGATGTGGAAGAGGCCTTCGCAGCTGAGTCTCCGGAGGCGGCAACCCCAACCTCTTCGATCGCAGAACCGTTTGGCATTCCGGAAGAAGAGCTAGCAGACATTAAGAGTATTTTTGGTCTGGATACTTATTTTATTACCGAAACCTTGCCCTATCAAGAAGGAGTCGTCTTCAAGGGAAATTTGCGCGGAGATAGCGATCGCACTTACGAAAAGCTATCGGAAAAGCTCTCCGAAAAAGTTGGCGATCGCTACCGGCTCTTTTTTGTCATGGGACCGGAAAATAAACCGATTATTATTATTTTACCCAACACTACCGATCCTTCCACTCTCACTGCCGGACGTAAAGTTCTAGCCATTGCCTTAGCGATCGCAACTATTTTCACTAGTTTAGAAGCGGGCGGCATTTTTCAAGGCTTCGACTGGGCGAACGAGTTGGAGCGCTGGCCGGAAGCGATGCCCATTGCGGCGGGACTCTGGACAATTTTAATTGCCCACGAACTGGGTCACTGGTGGATGGCAAATCGATACAATATTCGTTTAAGCTGGCCGTTTTTACTCCCCACGTGGCAGATTGGTGCTTTCGGAGCCATCACCCGATTTGAATCGGTTCTACCCAACCGTTCCGTGTTATTTGATATTGCCTTTGCCGGCCCTGCTGTTAGCGGTTTATTATCCTTAATTTTCTTAATTGTCGGACTCTCTTGGTCTCATCCCGGAAGCCTCTTTCAATTACCTTCGCAATTTTTCCAAGGTTCTCTATTAGTGGGAACTTTAGCGCGCGGAATTTTAGGCGATGTCTTGCAAAATTCCTTAGTTGACGTTCATCCTCTCACCTTAATTGGCTGGTTGGGATTAGTGCTCAGTGCGATTAATATTATGCCTGCCGGTCAACTCGATGGCGGCAGAATAGTCCAAGCGATTTATGGAAGAAAAACCGTCGGCATTACCACCGTTGCTACTTTAATCGTGTTGGGGTTTGCCTCATTTGTTACGCCCCTGGCACTGTATTGGGCGATCGCAATTTTGGTCTTGCAACGGAACTTAGAACGACCCAGTTTAAATGAAGTTGCCGAACCCAACGATGCTCGTGCAGCTCTAGCATTATTAGCTCTATTTTTGGCGATCGCCACTTTAATGCCTTTAACCCCCAGTTTAGCCGGCCGCCTGGGAATTGGGTAA
- the typA gene encoding translational GTPase TypA, with translation MSLPIRNVAIIAHVDHGKTTLVDALLKQSGIFREGEEVPDCVMDSNTLERERGITILSKNTAVHYKDTLINIVDTPGHADFGGEVERVLGMVDGCILIVDANEGPMPQTRFVLKKALEKGLRPIVVVNKIDRPRADPYAAVDKVLDLFLELGADDDQCEFPYLFASGLEGYAKDDLDAEGVDMQPLFDAVLRHVPPPVGDRNKPLQLQVTTLDYSEYLGRIVIGRIHNGTIAANQQAALVKDDGTIVKSKISKLMGFEGLRRVEMEEASAGYIVAVAGFSDANIGETITCPNEPQALPLIKVDEPTLQMTFSVNDSPFAGKEGKFVTSRQVRDRLIRELETNVALRIEDTDSPERFSVSGRGELHLGILIETMRREGYEFQVSQPQVIYREVNGQPCEPYECLILDIPEEAVGGCMERLGERRGEMQDMQMGSNGRAQLEFIIPARGLIGFRGEFMRLTRGEGIMNHSFFDYRPLSGDIETRRNGVLIAFEEGTATFYAMKNAEDRGVFFITPGTKVYKGMIVGEHNRQQDLDLNVCKTKQLTNMRSSTGDELVQLQSPVEMSLERALEYIGSDELVEITPESVRLRKVSKKFARQR, from the coding sequence ATGTCTCTTCCCATTCGCAATGTGGCCATCATTGCTCACGTCGATCATGGCAAAACAACTCTTGTGGATGCTCTATTGAAGCAGTCGGGTATTTTCCGTGAAGGCGAAGAAGTTCCGGATTGCGTTATGGACTCTAATACCCTGGAGCGAGAGCGGGGAATTACGATTCTATCTAAAAATACAGCCGTTCATTATAAAGATACTCTCATTAATATTGTTGATACTCCCGGCCACGCGGACTTTGGCGGTGAAGTCGAGCGGGTACTGGGTATGGTTGATGGATGTATCCTGATTGTCGATGCCAATGAAGGACCGATGCCGCAAACGCGGTTCGTCCTGAAAAAAGCCTTGGAGAAAGGGTTGCGTCCTATTGTCGTTGTCAATAAGATTGACCGCCCGCGAGCCGACCCCTATGCAGCAGTTGACAAGGTGCTCGACTTATTCCTGGAATTGGGTGCTGATGACGACCAGTGCGAGTTTCCTTACCTGTTTGCTTCCGGTCTCGAAGGCTATGCTAAAGATGACTTAGATGCTGAGGGAGTGGATATGCAGCCCTTATTTGATGCAGTACTGCGCCACGTTCCCCCACCAGTGGGCGACCGCAATAAACCTCTGCAACTGCAAGTTACTACTCTAGACTATTCCGAATATCTCGGTCGGATTGTCATCGGTCGCATCCACAACGGTACCATCGCTGCCAACCAACAAGCCGCATTAGTGAAAGATGATGGCACCATTGTTAAATCCAAAATCTCGAAATTAATGGGATTTGAAGGATTGCGCCGGGTGGAGATGGAGGAAGCTTCTGCCGGTTATATTGTTGCGGTTGCCGGATTTAGCGATGCCAATATTGGCGAAACGATTACCTGTCCGAACGAGCCGCAAGCGCTACCGTTGATTAAGGTAGACGAACCGACATTGCAGATGACGTTCTCCGTGAATGATTCGCCCTTTGCCGGTAAAGAAGGAAAATTTGTTACGTCACGTCAGGTGCGCGATCGCCTAATTCGCGAACTAGAAACCAACGTTGCCCTACGCATTGAAGACACCGACTCCCCCGAACGCTTTTCCGTCTCCGGACGTGGCGAACTGCACCTCGGTATTCTCATTGAAACTATGCGTCGCGAAGGTTACGAATTCCAAGTCTCCCAGCCGCAAGTGATTTATCGCGAAGTGAACGGACAGCCTTGCGAGCCTTACGAGTGTTTAATTCTCGACATCCCGGAAGAAGCCGTGGGTGGATGTATGGAACGCTTGGGCGAGCGTCGCGGCGAAATGCAAGATATGCAAATGGGATCGAACGGTCGCGCGCAACTGGAATTTATTATTCCGGCACGAGGCTTAATTGGCTTCCGTGGCGAATTCATGCGTCTGACGCGCGGTGAAGGTATTATGAATCACAGCTTCTTCGATTACCGTCCCCTCAGTGGAGACATTGAAACCCGCAGAAATGGAGTTCTGATCGCCTTTGAAGAAGGAACGGCAACATTCTACGCGATGAAAAACGCTGAAGATCGAGGCGTATTCTTCATTACTCCAGGTACTAAAGTCTATAAGGGTATGATCGTTGGCGAACACAACCGCCAGCAAGATTTGGATTTAAATGTCTGCAAAACGAAGCAGCTAACCAACATGCGATCGTCCACTGGAGACGAGCTGGTACAACTCCAATCCCCAGTGGAAATGAGTTTAGAGCGCGCTCTAGAATATATAGGCTCCGACGAACTGGTCGAAATTACTCCGGAATCAGTACGCTTGCGCAAAGTGAGCAAGAAGTTCGCCAGACAGCGCTAA
- a CDS encoding NAD-dependent epimerase/dehydratase family protein, whose translation MAIAIEGKRVLLTGVSGFLGRVVCHQLRQHGGYVTGLDKSAPEAKDGAARSNLMLPQDFIQLDLTDLHESEVLTHQHFDVIFHLAGFVYAAHSTKTPVLDFNQNLVATFNLLEALRNSRFSGCLVYASTAAVYGEPRQVPIDEMTPTKPISPYGASKLAAEEYIRVFSQCYGFQSAIARLFSLYGPGQRKQVVFDILCKTLLSDEPIELLGDGCEMRDFVYVNDAARALLLLADLADMSAPIFNICSAKGTTIHDLATLIVTLADRNPDRIVFTGDRRSGDPIHWIGCNKKLLGTGFSLERSLWDGLLETLAWFRTQILAD comes from the coding sequence ATGGCGATCGCAATTGAAGGGAAGCGCGTTCTTCTGACCGGAGTCAGCGGTTTTTTGGGACGGGTAGTCTGCCACCAACTGAGACAGCATGGCGGTTACGTAACGGGTCTCGATAAAAGTGCCCCGGAAGCAAAAGACGGAGCAGCTCGATCTAACTTAATGTTACCCCAGGACTTTATCCAACTGGATTTGACTGACTTGCATGAGTCGGAGGTTTTAACTCACCAGCATTTTGATGTTATTTTCCACCTAGCAGGATTCGTTTATGCTGCCCATTCGACGAAAACTCCAGTACTCGATTTTAACCAAAATCTGGTAGCAACGTTTAACCTGCTCGAAGCCCTCCGCAATAGTAGATTTTCCGGTTGCTTGGTCTATGCTTCCACCGCTGCTGTATATGGAGAACCGCGACAAGTTCCCATTGACGAGATGACACCAACCAAACCCATTTCTCCTTATGGCGCGAGCAAATTGGCTGCTGAGGAATACATTCGCGTTTTCTCCCAGTGCTATGGCTTTCAAAGCGCGATCGCTCGTCTCTTTTCGCTCTACGGGCCGGGGCAGAGGAAACAAGTGGTATTTGACATCTTGTGTAAAACTCTACTTTCGGACGAGCCGATCGAACTGTTGGGAGACGGCTGCGAAATGCGCGATTTCGTTTACGTGAATGATGCTGCGCGGGCATTACTCTTGCTGGCCGATCTGGCTGACATGAGCGCGCCAATTTTCAATATTTGCTCGGCTAAAGGAACGACAATCCACGACTTAGCCACTTTAATCGTTACCTTAGCCGATCGCAACCCCGACCGCATTGTCTTTACCGGCGATCGCCGCAGTGGCGACCCCATCCACTGGATTGGCTGCAATAAAAAACTGCTCGGTACGGGCTTTTCCTTAGAGCGATCGCTCTGGGATGGACTGCTAGAAACTCTAGCATGGTTCAGAACCCAGATTCTTGCAGATTGA
- a CDS encoding asparagine synthase-related protein — MSGIYGIFYKDGTAVTSEAIAPIENAMASWGKDGRGSWCKESVGLGHLMLHSTPQSLYEKLPVSHPQNPHWVITADARIDNRQDLFAALNITPAESRTIPDSTLVLFAYERWGQDCVSRLIGEFAFAIWDRREQKLFCGRDHMGFKPFYYYEDNRCFIFASDIEGVLSRPEVPHRPNEPLLAAYLQEDTYFPEKRQTFLADIVKLPPAHQLTVTAKSSQLTQYWSLDNVREVRLSSDEAYAEQLRELLFQAVECRIQTPFPVGCHLSGGLDSSSVTAIAAQLLRQKGKTPTAYSWSPPPPTTGKCPDDERRLIQLLCQQEGLECQYVDLQVEDVVGTYSRDFSRDPAEMMFREQLVQKQAARNGVRVMLSGWGGDECITGHGWGFLSELFLQGRWRQLHREIRIVSHQEGANLLYALRLDARVAYSKVSRTLIPEPIWSWWHGPNSRNSCYPLTCINPSFAKQHKDAVMAMRGPSLRERPGVQANQWRWLNNGHLTKRIEAWAVNGDRQGMLYSYPLLDRRILEFGLGSPPEQFVRQGCRRSLMRRAVECILPAAVQQNRSKREAAAFAVLDRVWPPALPALSDRLGLQEGDLLAAKYVDLNKLKEVISQTKEMKRDVEVLLITLACVNSFRV, encoded by the coding sequence TTGAGCGGAATATACGGCATTTTTTATAAAGACGGTACAGCAGTGACCTCAGAGGCGATCGCGCCGATCGAAAACGCCATGGCATCTTGGGGCAAGGACGGCCGGGGTTCTTGGTGCAAAGAATCCGTGGGTTTGGGTCATTTGATGTTGCACTCAACCCCTCAATCACTCTACGAAAAATTACCCGTTTCCCATCCCCAGAATCCACATTGGGTCATTACTGCCGACGCGCGCATCGATAATCGACAGGATCTCTTTGCAGCCCTCAACATAACGCCAGCCGAGAGTCGCACCATACCCGACAGTACTCTTGTTTTATTCGCTTACGAAAGATGGGGACAAGACTGTGTCAGTCGTCTCATCGGTGAATTTGCCTTTGCCATTTGGGATCGCAGGGAACAAAAACTCTTTTGCGGTCGAGATCATATGGGTTTCAAACCGTTTTATTATTACGAAGATAACCGCTGCTTTATCTTCGCTTCCGATATCGAGGGAGTGCTCTCTCGCCCAGAAGTGCCGCACCGCCCGAACGAACCGTTACTAGCGGCCTATTTACAGGAAGATACTTACTTTCCCGAAAAACGCCAAACTTTTTTAGCCGATATTGTCAAACTACCGCCAGCTCATCAATTGACGGTGACCGCAAAAAGTAGCCAACTGACTCAATACTGGTCTCTCGATAATGTCAGGGAAGTGCGTCTTTCCTCCGATGAAGCTTATGCCGAACAGTTGCGCGAGCTACTCTTCCAAGCAGTAGAGTGCCGGATTCAGACTCCCTTCCCGGTTGGCTGTCATCTAAGTGGAGGACTGGACTCGTCTAGCGTGACTGCGATCGCCGCCCAATTGCTCCGCCAGAAAGGTAAAACCCCCACCGCCTATTCCTGGTCTCCGCCACCTCCAACGACAGGCAAATGCCCCGACGACGAGCGCCGATTAATCCAGCTCCTTTGTCAACAAGAAGGTCTTGAATGCCAATATGTTGACTTACAGGTTGAAGATGTGGTCGGGACCTACTCTCGAGACTTCAGCCGCGACCCAGCAGAGATGATGTTTCGCGAGCAACTCGTCCAAAAGCAAGCCGCCCGGAACGGGGTTCGTGTCATGCTTTCCGGTTGGGGCGGAGATGAATGTATTACCGGTCACGGCTGGGGCTTTTTGTCCGAGCTGTTTTTGCAGGGACGTTGGAGACAACTCCATCGAGAAATTCGCATTGTGTCCCACCAAGAAGGCGCTAACCTATTATACGCTCTCAGATTAGATGCTCGCGTAGCCTATAGTAAGGTGTCACGGACTCTAATCCCCGAACCGATCTGGTCTTGGTGGCACGGCCCGAACAGCCGAAACAGTTGCTATCCTCTGACCTGCATCAATCCCAGTTTTGCCAAGCAGCATAAAGATGCAGTGATGGCCATGCGCGGGCCCTCTTTGCGGGAACGTCCGGGGGTGCAAGCCAATCAGTGGCGTTGGCTCAATAACGGGCATTTGACCAAACGAATTGAAGCCTGGGCAGTCAATGGCGATCGCCAGGGAATGCTCTATTCTTACCCTCTGCTAGACCGGCGCATCTTAGAGTTTGGTCTCGGTTCGCCACCAGAGCAGTTCGTCCGGCAAGGCTGCAGGCGATCCTTGATGCGTAGAGCAGTTGAGTGTATATTACCAGCAGCAGTACAACAGAATCGTTCCAAACGAGAAGCCGCTGCTTTTGCCGTTCTCGATCGCGTATGGCCGCCAGCTCTACCTGCGTTAAGCGATCGTCTCGGCTTGCAGGAGGGCGATCTTCTGGCAGCGAAGTATGTAGATTTGAACAAGCTAAAGGAGGTAATATCGCAAACCAAGGAAATGAAACGGGATGTAGAAGTCCTTTTGATTACCCTAGCCTGTGTGAATAGCTTTAGAGTCTAA
- a CDS encoding lasso peptide biosynthesis B2 protein — protein sequence MKSWFALLRIKAARFYEQPLPRKLTFLEAFLWLGLARGCVLLLPFRSIAPYLGQLNQETPEASIQPAEQPIVEQIVWAIATSSRYTPWRSNCLARAIAGKIMLRRRKIASTLYLGLKKNANGLEAHAWLRVGQEIVTGGVIQSQFKAISFFGG from the coding sequence ATGAAAAGCTGGTTCGCATTATTGAGGATTAAAGCCGCGAGATTTTACGAGCAACCCCTCCCGAGAAAACTGACGTTTCTCGAAGCGTTTCTCTGGCTCGGTTTAGCTCGGGGCTGCGTGTTGCTTTTGCCCTTTCGGTCGATCGCCCCCTATTTGGGCCAGCTCAACCAAGAAACCCCAGAAGCTAGCATCCAACCAGCGGAACAGCCCATCGTCGAGCAGATCGTTTGGGCGATCGCCACTAGCAGCCGCTATACTCCCTGGCGTAGCAACTGTTTGGCTCGGGCGATCGCCGGTAAAATCATGTTGCGACGGCGCAAAATTGCCAGCACCCTCTATCTGGGACTGAAAAAGAATGCCAATGGACTCGAAGCCCATGCGTGGCTCAGAGTCGGACAGGAAATCGTCACCGGTGGTGTCATTCAATCTCAATTTAAAGCAATTTCTTTCTTTGGTGGCTAG
- a CDS encoding lasso peptide biosynthesis PqqD family chaperone, producing MGSDGTIALEQTIVRNEEILASVMEDEVVMMNLQTDSYYGANTVGTRIWELLEQPLTVGELCAKLQQEFDVDDETCQRDVLPFVEKIIDEKLVRIIED from the coding sequence ATGGGATCAGATGGCACAATTGCTCTGGAGCAAACAATCGTTCGTAATGAAGAGATTTTGGCCTCTGTTATGGAGGATGAAGTCGTGATGATGAATTTACAGACAGATAGCTACTACGGTGCGAATACTGTTGGTACGCGAATTTGGGAGTTGCTGGAGCAGCCTCTGACTGTTGGCGAACTCTGTGCTAAACTGCAACAGGAATTTGACGTGGATGATGAAACCTGTCAGCGAGATGTATTGCCTTTCGTAGAAAAGATAATTGATGAAAAGCTGGTTCGCATTATTGAGGATTAA